One stretch of Desulfovibrio sp. UCD-KL4C DNA includes these proteins:
- the recA gene encoding recombinase RecA has translation MSKKSASPEDLRKEALSTALTTIERKFGKGSIMRLDSGAIQAIPVIPTGSISLDLALGIGGIPKGRVTEVYGPESSGKTTLALHVIAECQKMGGTAAFVDAEHALDVKYAQRLGVNTDELLISQPDYGEQALEITDLLVRSGAVDIVIVDSVAALIPQAELEGNMGETQVGGQARLMSHALRKLTGTIHKSNAVVLFINQIRMKIGMTGYGNPETTSGGNALKFYASVRFDIRRIQTLKDKEEVYGSRTRIKIVKNKVAPPFREALVDILYGTGMSREGEIIDLGVDFGIIDKSGAWYAYGSERLGQGKENVRQFLIDTPELRKDIEDKILIHLGMKEGPATEVDALPSDE, from the coding sequence ATGAGCAAAAAATCTGCTAGCCCCGAAGACCTTCGTAAAGAAGCCCTGAGTACAGCTCTTACCACAATTGAACGCAAGTTCGGTAAAGGCTCAATCATGCGCCTCGACTCAGGAGCCATACAAGCTATCCCTGTCATTCCGACAGGTTCTATAAGCCTTGACTTAGCTTTGGGTATCGGCGGCATTCCTAAAGGAAGAGTAACCGAAGTATACGGACCGGAATCATCCGGTAAGACGACACTGGCCCTGCATGTTATTGCAGAATGCCAGAAAATGGGCGGAACAGCTGCATTTGTCGACGCTGAACATGCCCTTGACGTTAAATATGCGCAGAGACTCGGCGTAAACACCGATGAACTGCTTATTTCGCAGCCCGACTACGGCGAACAGGCTCTGGAAATAACAGACCTTCTGGTTCGTTCCGGCGCTGTTGATATAGTTATAGTTGACTCCGTAGCCGCACTCATTCCTCAAGCCGAGCTTGAAGGAAATATGGGTGAAACTCAGGTTGGCGGACAGGCTAGACTTATGTCTCACGCTCTTAGAAAGCTTACCGGAACAATACATAAATCGAACGCGGTTGTTTTATTCATCAACCAGATTCGTATGAAAATCGGTATGACCGGATACGGCAACCCCGAAACAACATCCGGTGGTAATGCCCTAAAATTCTATGCATCAGTACGTTTTGATATCCGCAGAATCCAGACTCTCAAAGACAAAGAGGAAGTATATGGTTCACGGACTCGTATCAAAATAGTTAAAAATAAAGTTGCACCGCCTTTCAGAGAAGCTCTTGTAGACATCCTTTATGGAACAGGAATGTCTCGCGAAGGCGAAATTATTGATCTAGGTGTTGATTTTGGTATTATTGATAAAAGTGGTGCATGGTATGCCTACGGCTCTGAAAGACTGGGACAGGGTAAAGAAAATGTCCGCCAGTTCCTAATTGATACTCCTGAGTTACGTAAGGATATTGAAGACAAAATACTCATTCATCTCGGCATGAAAGAAGGCCCTGCGACTGAGGTTGACGCTTTGCCTTCTGACGAGTAG
- a CDS encoding tRNA(5-methylaminomethyl-2-thiouridylate) methyltransferase has product MNNRYDALALFSGGLDSILASKVIQDQGLKVLGLHFITPFFGNPEKIKEWQELYGVEILPVDISREYIQMMLDVPAHGMGKLVNPCVDCKIMMLRHARSMMEEFGATFLISGEVLGQRPMSQRQESLNSIRKDADVKDILLRPLCAKTQSITPCEESGIVDREKLPHISGRGRKQQLSMAKGYGFKVIPTPAGGCKLTEHENAARFLPLLRNLKEPDVNFFKLATVGRQYWAGNKLLAIGRNQDDNENIEKIFRDGDYVFEIKDFPGPFSLGRSLNSENWTEQEIMDGAAMTASFSPKARNLGAEVVVNVTGPSGKREVCVLPSRETQTGFVGPNLDGLKEWKIERGNFRLEKIKRESFKADDSVLEK; this is encoded by the coding sequence ATGAATAATAGATATGACGCTTTAGCCCTTTTTTCAGGGGGCCTCGATAGTATACTGGCATCCAAGGTTATACAGGATCAAGGACTAAAGGTTCTTGGGTTACATTTTATCACGCCTTTTTTCGGCAATCCAGAAAAAATTAAAGAATGGCAGGAACTTTACGGTGTAGAAATCCTTCCTGTTGATATAAGCCGTGAATACATACAAATGATGCTTGATGTTCCTGCTCATGGCATGGGTAAACTTGTTAATCCTTGTGTGGATTGCAAGATTATGATGCTTCGTCATGCTCGCAGCATGATGGAAGAATTTGGAGCAACATTTCTTATTTCCGGTGAAGTTTTAGGGCAAAGACCAATGTCTCAGCGCCAAGAATCACTTAATTCAATACGAAAAGATGCTGATGTTAAAGATATTTTGCTACGTCCTTTATGTGCTAAAACTCAATCAATTACTCCGTGTGAAGAATCAGGTATTGTTGATAGAGAAAAGCTTCCACACATCAGTGGTCGCGGTCGCAAACAGCAGCTTTCAATGGCTAAGGGTTACGGTTTTAAAGTTATTCCTACTCCTGCTGGAGGATGTAAGCTTACCGAACATGAAAATGCCGCCCGTTTTCTGCCGCTTCTCCGTAATCTTAAAGAACCGGATGTTAATTTTTTCAAACTTGCAACTGTGGGCCGTCAATACTGGGCTGGTAACAAGTTGCTCGCAATAGGTAGAAATCAGGACGATAATGAAAATATTGAAAAAATATTCAGGGACGGAGATTATGTTTTTGAGATAAAAGATTTTCCCGGCCCTTTCAGTCTGGGGCGGTCGCTTAACTCTGAAAACTGGACTGAGCAGGAAATCATGGACGGCGCAGCTATGACAGCATCGTTTTCTCCTAAAGCTCGTAATTTGGGTGCTGAAGTGGTTGTTAATGTCACAGGCCCAAGTGGTAAAAGAGAAGTTTGTGTTCTTCCATCGCGTGAGACGCAGACTGGTTTTGTCGGTCCGAATCTTGATGGACTTAAAGAATGGAAAATTGAGCGTGGAAACTTTAGACTTGAAAAAATTAAACGTGAAAGTTTTAAAGCAGATGATTCGGTGCTGGAAAAATAA
- the alaS gene encoding alanine--tRNA ligase produces MKASEIRERFLKFFKKNGHEIVTSSSLVPKDDPSLLFTNAGMVQFKRTFLGQEQRAYNRATTSQKCLRVGGKHNDLENVGRTARHHTFFEMLGNFSFGDYFKEDAIKFCWKFLTEELKLPKEKLYITIYKDDDEAGELWKKIANIPSDRIFKLGDKDNFWSMGDTGPCGPCSEVHIDQGENMTCGPNCGIGKCDCDRYLEIWNLVFMQYNQSQDGTRVPLPRPSIDTGMGLERIAAVCQGVQSNYETDLFQPMIQAIAKKAGVKYQDDEEIDTALQVIADHSRSIAFLITDQILPSNEGRGYVLRRLIRRAFRFGRLIGLTDPFLHETVRMVVAEMGGQFPELKDNEDFMARMVREEEERFSQTLDKGLIILEDEMEGLKKDGKNIISGELAFKLYDTFGFPLDIVNDVTEKHGFTVDEEGFKAAMQEQKTRAKKAWKGSGEKDTATIFRSVLEAGLKNRFTGYGELVTESRIVNLLSESGEHLDRISQGSGGWIITAATPFYGESGGQTGDSGSVGTLTGNADILESVKASPELTACKIFVNEGELLIDQEAKLEVDDEIRLATERNHTSTHLLHAALRKILGSHVKQSGSLVGSNRLRFDFTHIAAMTPEEIRQVENEVNRAILTATVIDVQELSSKEAAEKGATALFGEKYGDIVRVVDIPGESMELCGGTHLRSTGEAGTFVILSESGVAAGIRRIEAATGLNALAFLQKQRDEISKSQDLLRAAPGQVTDKIAALIAQTKELTRQNEHLQAKLASGTGANLMNSVEEIAGIKVLAAKLDMTNVKALRDQTDALKSKLDSGIICLIAEVEDNKVSLIIAVTKDLTSRFKAGALIKPVAAKVGGGGGGRPDMAQAGGTDPKGIDKALATLKKIIAES; encoded by the coding sequence ATGAAGGCCAGTGAAATCAGAGAAAGATTCCTTAAGTTTTTCAAAAAGAACGGACATGAAATTGTCACCAGTTCATCCTTAGTTCCTAAAGACGACCCTTCCCTGCTATTTACAAATGCAGGTATGGTTCAGTTCAAAAGAACTTTCCTTGGACAGGAACAACGGGCATATAACCGCGCGACAACTTCTCAGAAATGTTTACGTGTAGGCGGAAAACATAATGACCTAGAAAATGTTGGACGCACTGCCCGTCATCACACTTTTTTTGAAATGCTCGGCAACTTTTCATTTGGTGACTACTTTAAAGAAGATGCCATCAAATTCTGCTGGAAATTCCTGACTGAGGAGCTGAAACTCCCCAAAGAAAAACTTTATATCACTATATATAAAGATGATGATGAAGCAGGAGAACTCTGGAAAAAAATTGCAAACATCCCGAGTGATCGAATTTTCAAGCTTGGAGACAAAGACAACTTCTGGTCCATGGGTGATACTGGTCCATGCGGACCGTGCTCCGAAGTACATATAGATCAAGGCGAAAACATGACTTGCGGCCCCAATTGCGGGATCGGCAAGTGTGACTGTGACCGCTACCTTGAAATATGGAATCTAGTCTTCATGCAGTACAATCAGAGCCAGGATGGTACTCGTGTTCCGCTTCCTCGGCCTTCTATTGATACAGGAATGGGCCTGGAAAGAATTGCCGCAGTATGTCAGGGCGTACAGTCAAACTATGAAACAGATTTATTCCAGCCGATGATTCAGGCCATCGCCAAAAAAGCCGGTGTTAAATATCAGGATGACGAAGAAATCGACACCGCCTTACAGGTTATTGCCGACCACTCCCGTTCAATAGCATTCTTGATCACCGACCAGATTCTTCCATCAAACGAAGGTCGTGGTTATGTGCTGCGCCGTTTGATCAGAAGAGCTTTCCGCTTCGGACGCTTAATAGGACTGACCGATCCTTTCCTTCATGAAACAGTCAGGATGGTTGTTGCAGAAATGGGCGGACAGTTCCCGGAACTTAAAGATAATGAAGACTTCATGGCCCGCATGGTCCGAGAAGAAGAAGAAAGATTCAGCCAGACTCTAGATAAAGGACTTATAATTCTCGAAGATGAGATGGAAGGACTTAAAAAAGACGGCAAGAATATAATTTCCGGCGAGCTGGCTTTTAAGCTTTATGACACTTTCGGATTCCCGCTTGATATAGTTAACGATGTTACTGAAAAGCACGGATTTACTGTTGATGAAGAAGGCTTTAAAGCCGCCATGCAGGAACAAAAAACACGTGCTAAAAAAGCGTGGAAAGGCTCCGGTGAAAAAGATACCGCGACCATCTTCCGTTCCGTTCTTGAAGCAGGACTAAAAAACCGCTTCACTGGATATGGTGAACTGGTGACTGAATCCAGAATAGTAAACCTCCTGTCTGAGAGTGGTGAACATTTAGACCGCATTTCTCAGGGATCAGGTGGATGGATTATTACAGCTGCCACTCCATTTTACGGAGAATCAGGCGGACAGACAGGAGACTCAGGTTCAGTGGGAACTCTGACAGGAAATGCCGATATACTCGAGTCAGTAAAAGCATCTCCTGAGCTCACTGCTTGCAAAATTTTTGTCAACGAAGGTGAACTTCTTATAGACCAGGAAGCCAAACTGGAAGTTGATGACGAAATAAGATTAGCCACTGAGCGCAATCATACATCTACACACCTGCTCCATGCTGCGCTGAGAAAAATTCTCGGCAGCCATGTAAAGCAGTCTGGATCACTGGTTGGATCTAACAGACTCAGATTTGACTTCACTCACATTGCGGCCATGACTCCTGAAGAAATCAGGCAGGTTGAAAATGAAGTGAACAGGGCTATTCTGACAGCTACTGTGATTGACGTTCAAGAATTAAGCAGCAAAGAAGCTGCCGAAAAAGGCGCGACCGCATTGTTCGGTGAAAAGTACGGAGATATTGTAAGAGTTGTCGATATCCCCGGCGAAAGCATGGAACTTTGCGGCGGTACTCACCTAAGATCAACAGGAGAGGCCGGAACCTTTGTAATCTTGTCCGAATCAGGCGTTGCGGCAGGAATTCGCCGCATTGAAGCGGCAACCGGATTGAATGCACTTGCATTCCTGCAAAAACAACGCGACGAAATAAGCAAATCGCAAGATCTGCTCAGGGCAGCCCCCGGGCAGGTTACTGACAAAATAGCAGCACTCATAGCTCAGACTAAAGAGCTGACTCGCCAAAATGAACACCTTCAAGCCAAGCTTGCTTCCGGCACAGGAGCAAACCTGATGAACTCTGTCGAAGAGATCGCAGGAATAAAAGTTCTTGCTGCCAAGCTTGACATGACCAATGTGAAAGCATTGCGCGATCAGACAGACGCACTAAAATCCAAACTGGATTCAGGAATCATCTGCTTGATAGCTGAGGTTGAAGATAATAAAGTTTCCTTGATCATTGCAGTGACTAAAGACCTGACAAGCAGGTTCAAAGCCGGTGCGCTGATCAAACCCGTTGCAGCTAAGGTAGGCGGAGGTGGCGGCGGCAGGCCAGATATGGCTCAAGCCGGTGGTACCGACCCCAAAGGAATTGACAAGGCTTTGGCAACCCTGAAAAAGATAATTGCTGAGTCATAA
- a CDS encoding Bax inhibitor-1/YccA family protein, translated as MSKFGSAGAVRSKPEILNAFMRGVYNWMSLGLLMTAAVAWFAASTPAVMNLVFAQNMETGAYGPTMLFWIALVGEVGLVFYLSARIRSLSASAATGLFMAYSGLNGLTLSVLLMAYTASSIFQTFLVTAGMFAALSLYGMTTKKDLTGMGSFMFMGLIGIIIASVVNMFMHSSAMEFVISVIGVIVFAGLTAYDSQKLRDMGEMVPSGDETALRRGTIMGALTLYLDFINLFLFLLRFMGAARD; from the coding sequence ATGAGTAAATTTGGTTCTGCCGGTGCAGTGAGATCTAAACCGGAAATCCTTAATGCCTTCATGCGCGGAGTTTATAACTGGATGAGTTTGGGCCTTTTGATGACAGCCGCAGTTGCGTGGTTTGCCGCATCAACTCCTGCTGTCATGAATCTGGTTTTCGCTCAGAATATGGAAACCGGAGCATACGGACCGACCATGTTATTCTGGATTGCTCTTGTAGGTGAAGTAGGACTTGTTTTTTACCTAAGTGCTCGGATCAGATCCCTTTCTGCAAGCGCTGCAACTGGTCTTTTTATGGCTTACAGCGGACTTAACGGTCTGACTTTGTCTGTTTTGTTGATGGCATACACAGCTTCTTCCATCTTTCAGACTTTCCTTGTTACCGCAGGGATGTTTGCTGCTTTGAGCCTTTACGGTATGACTACTAAAAAAGATCTCACTGGAATGGGCTCTTTCATGTTCATGGGACTTATCGGTATTATTATCGCTTCAGTCGTGAATATGTTTATGCACAGTTCTGCTATGGAATTTGTAATTTCAGTTATCGGAGTAATCGTTTTCGCAGGTTTGACCGCTTACGATTCTCAGAAGCTTAGAGATATGGGTGAAATGGTTCCATCAGGTGATGAGACTGCGCTTAGACGCGGAACAATTATGGGTGCTTTGACCCTCTATCTTGATTTTATCAACTTGTTCCTTTTCCTTTTAAGATTTATGGGAGCTGCTCGCGATTAA
- the lpxK gene encoding tetraacyldisaccharide 4'-kinase: MALLRSAQNILSPVLAPAGYVYSSVMACRAKLYNKDSLVRFKPACPCISVGNIGSGGSGKTPVSGWLLAWAERQGMHSVLLSRGYGANPSKLPYLVTAESPVEESGDEPLMLATENPYARVVVDPVRKRSGKWATDQFKPDLMVLDDGFQHMAVQRDLDFVLMTPDDFTDGWNKVIPRGTWREGKNGLKRADVFFVKSPVDDFNSMKDLIKDRLGKYKKPVFQFNLKAEGLKFLNGGETLQFGNEKYMLVSGIGKPEQFSRDCMNFMGQKPCEHMIFKDHHPYSSQDVSSIREKSEKVGAAKIICTPKDAVKLRRLGCDDFYTIDLCVEFKESIFFDGTEPCNFERWWSCDRLELAYKSRNKNSKL, translated from the coding sequence ATGGCCCTGTTACGCTCCGCTCAAAATATTCTAAGCCCTGTTCTAGCGCCTGCCGGTTATGTTTACAGCTCGGTGATGGCTTGTCGTGCCAAACTTTACAATAAGGACTCCCTTGTCCGTTTTAAACCTGCATGCCCGTGCATATCTGTCGGCAATATAGGGTCCGGGGGAAGTGGTAAAACACCTGTGTCCGGTTGGCTATTGGCTTGGGCTGAAAGGCAGGGAATGCATTCTGTTCTTCTAAGTCGCGGTTACGGGGCTAATCCTTCAAAACTCCCTTATCTGGTTACTGCTGAAAGCCCTGTAGAAGAATCCGGCGACGAACCTTTGATGCTTGCAACTGAAAATCCGTATGCAAGGGTTGTTGTTGATCCTGTGCGTAAACGTTCCGGTAAATGGGCTACTGATCAGTTTAAGCCTGATTTAATGGTGCTTGATGACGGATTTCAGCACATGGCTGTACAGCGTGATCTGGACTTTGTTTTAATGACTCCTGATGATTTTACAGATGGTTGGAATAAGGTCATTCCACGGGGAACATGGCGTGAAGGTAAAAACGGACTTAAACGGGCAGATGTCTTTTTTGTTAAGAGTCCGGTTGATGATTTCAATTCGATGAAAGATCTTATAAAAGACAGACTCGGTAAATATAAAAAACCTGTTTTCCAATTCAATTTGAAAGCCGAGGGTCTTAAATTTCTAAATGGTGGCGAAACTCTTCAGTTCGGCAATGAAAAATATATGCTGGTTTCAGGCATAGGAAAGCCTGAGCAGTTCAGCAGAGACTGTATGAATTTTATGGGGCAAAAGCCTTGTGAGCATATGATTTTTAAAGACCATCATCCCTATAGTTCACAGGATGTAAGTTCGATCAGGGAAAAGAGTGAAAAGGTCGGTGCTGCGAAAATAATATGTACTCCTAAAGATGCAGTAAAGCTTCGCAGGCTCGGATGTGACGATTTTTATACAATTGATCTATGTGTAGAATTTAAAGAGTCCATCTTTTTTGATGGAACTGAGCCTTGCAATTTTGAACGCTGGTGGAGCTGCGATAGGCTTGAACTGGCTTATAAAAGTAGAAATAAAAATTCCAAATTATAA
- a CDS encoding molybdopterin-binding protein — MQLSARNLIPGTIKEITVGMVNAEVVIEISAGVEIVSVITKSSVDRMGLKKGDKINAMIKATSVMVAKD; from the coding sequence ATGCAACTTAGCGCACGTAATCTTATCCCCGGAACAATCAAAGAAATCACTGTTGGTATGGTAAACGCTGAAGTAGTTATTGAAATTTCAGCAGGCGTAGAAATCGTTTCTGTCATCACAAAAAGCTCAGTTGATAGAATGGGACTTAAAAAAGGTGACAAAATTAATGCTATGATCAAAGCAACAAGCGTTATGGTAGCTAAAGACTAA
- a CDS encoding calcium/sodium antiporter, which translates to MVSNAIYFIISIFLLWFGADWIVDSASKIAKKYEVSDLVIGLTIVAFGTSAPEFLVTATAAFKGLSDLSLSNVVGSNIFNLGFILGLMALIKPLPTTRALAFRDAPLLLATTVLILGLAYFGNLGRGAGVLLISILIGYIVYLIVHSKRASKALSGISHADKEVCEIRIMDWTKLVAGFVGIAVGGDFMVESASAIATHFGVSNWVIGMTIVAAGTSLPELATCLAASLKGRNEMLLGNLIGSDFFNFAGVLGLTCIMKPLNVSPEAMSGLTILVAMVALVLLFIRTGWKVSRTEGAILILLSILRWVQDFMI; encoded by the coding sequence ATGGTTTCTAATGCGATATATTTTATTATCAGTATTTTTTTGCTTTGGTTCGGTGCGGACTGGATTGTTGATTCTGCATCAAAAATTGCTAAAAAATATGAAGTTTCAGACCTTGTCATCGGTCTGACTATAGTAGCTTTCGGGACATCTGCTCCTGAATTTCTGGTTACGGCGACTGCGGCCTTTAAGGGGCTTTCTGATTTATCTTTATCTAATGTTGTCGGTTCTAATATTTTTAACCTTGGTTTTATTTTAGGACTTATGGCTCTGATTAAGCCCCTTCCTACAACAAGGGCATTGGCTTTTCGTGATGCCCCGTTATTGCTTGCTACTACAGTTCTTATTCTAGGGCTTGCTTATTTCGGTAATTTAGGGCGCGGAGCCGGAGTATTACTGATATCAATTCTGATCGGATATATTGTTTATCTTATTGTGCACAGTAAACGAGCTTCTAAAGCTCTTTCAGGTATTTCTCACGCTGATAAAGAAGTTTGCGAAATCCGCATAATGGATTGGACAAAGTTAGTTGCAGGGTTTGTAGGAATTGCGGTTGGCGGTGATTTTATGGTCGAATCTGCCTCCGCCATTGCTACTCACTTCGGGGTATCCAACTGGGTTATCGGTATGACCATTGTGGCGGCCGGTACATCTTTGCCTGAGCTGGCAACATGTCTTGCCGCATCACTGAAAGGGCGTAACGAAATGCTGCTTGGTAATCTTATCGGCAGTGATTTCTTTAACTTTGCAGGGGTTCTAGGGCTGACATGTATCATGAAACCGCTCAATGTCTCACCCGAGGCAATGTCCGGTCTCACAATACTTGTTGCTATGGTCGCATTGGTTCTTTTGTTTATCCGCACCGGCTGGAAAGTCTCACGCACTGAAGGGGCTATTCTTATTTTGCTGAGTATACTGCGCTGGGTTCAGGACTTTATGATTTAG